In one window of Nerophis ophidion isolate RoL-2023_Sa linkage group LG05, RoL_Noph_v1.0, whole genome shotgun sequence DNA:
- the LOC133553689 gene encoding uncharacterized protein LOC133553689 codes for MLDFSFYLLTLRVVISCIGLLGNVVLILSIIHTRVSSLKTFELFLMGLATANLEEILIVNIYDALQFSSAVSDVWYCRSLKFLTVFGEISSILFTVLISVYRYQKMRNAYKRVHIRIYLDNTRAAWIVSGLCVGSSVLLSVPVFVMNLQGKVGNLTRNNTGCPPDFFLCRNHDSPTINCIYKYVFILLCNLLPMIIVTLTSGLIATVLLSHRTIVEPIASVSDSTQIVRKHNGRWFHRSTLAVLAAMALFQVDWTLYLVFQLTFNSKDVPFWPEIEFFISTSYTSISPYVYGIGNRLFSARNLRRK; via the coding sequence ATGCTTGACTTTTCCTTTTACCTCCTGACCCTCAGAGTCGTCATCTCCTGCATTGGGCTGCTAGGTAATGTGGTCCTCATCCTTTCCATCATTCACACCAGGGTCTCCTCTCTCAAAACATTCGAGCTCTTTCTTATGGGACTGGCCACGGCCAACCTGGAGGAGATTCTCATTGTCAACATCTACGACGCCCTTCAGTTCTCCTCAGCAGTCTCAGACGTTTGGTACTGTCGCTCGCTAAAATTCTTAACCGTGTTTGGAGAAATCAGCAGCATTCTCTTTACCGTCCTCATTAGCGTCTATCGCTACCAGAAGATGAGAAATGCCTACAAAAGGGTCCACATCCGCATCTACCTGGACAACACCCGAGCAGCATGGATAGTGAGTGGGCTTTGCGTCGGGAGTTCAGTCCTCCTGAGTGTCCCTGTTTTTGTCATGAACCTGCAAGGAAAGGTGGGGAACCTCACGAGGAACAACACAGGATGCCCACCAGACTTCTTCCTTTGCCGCAACCATGACAGTCCAACAATCAACTGCATTTACAAATACGTCTTTATCCTGTTGTGCAATCTGCTACCGATGATCATCGTCACGCTTACCAGCGGCCTCATCGCCACCGTGCTGCTAAGCCACAGGACAATTGTGGAGCCTATTGCCAGCGTGAGTGACTCGACGCAGATTGTTAGAAAGCATAACGGAAGGTGGTTTCACCGTAGCACACTTGCTGTCCTGGCGGCCATGGCACTCTTTCaggtggactggactctctatcTGGTCTTCCAGTTAACTTTCAACTCCAAGGATGTCCCATTTTGGCCGGAAATTGAGTTCTTCATATCTACGTCTTATACGTCCATCAGTCCATATGTGTACGGAATTGGGAATCGCTTGTTCTCCGCCAGGAACCTGAGAAGAAAGTAG